The Cytobacillus firmus genome segment GGAGGGTTTATTAGTGTAAAATGATAGTCGGAAATCAATCCCCAAAGGAGGGGCTTATATATGAAAATGGATAGCAGAAAAATGAAAAATGAATTAGAGCAGCGCTTAGCAAAAGAGAACCGGACTTTCTCTTTTGACAGAGAGAAAGATCAGCTTAGAATAGAAAATAAGGACACTGGAAAAGGAATTACCATCTCTTTGCCTGGCATTATAGCTAAATGGCAGGAGCAAAAGGAAAAAGCGATTGACGAAGTCGTTTATTATGTGGAGGAAGGCCTGGAAGCAATGGTGGAGGATGCTCATTTATCCGGCCATGAAAAAAACATTTTTCCAGTCATTCGATCAACTTCTTTTCCGGGTGAATCACAGGAAGGTGTTCCTTTTCTGACAGATGAACATACTGCTGAAACCCGTATCTACTATGCTCTTGACCTCGGTAAAACGTATCGCCTTATAGATGCACAGCTAATGGAAAAAGAGGGCTGGGATCCGGAAAGAATTAAAGAAACGGCTCTCTTTAATGTAAGATCTCTCTCGACCGATATGAAATCAGATACTGTAGCAGGCAATACTTTCTATTTCTTAAATAAGAATGATGGATATGATGCAAGCAGGATACTGAATGATTCGTTCATTAAAGAAATGAGCAGGAAAGCAGAAGGAACCATGGCAGTGGCCGTTCCGCATCAGGATGTATTAATCATTGCTGATATTAAAAATGAAACAGGCTATGACGTTCTCGCCCAGATGACTATGAGCTTCTTTGCGAGCGGCAGAGTGCCCATCACCTCCCTTTCATTTCTATACGAAAATGGAGAGTTTGAACCCATATTTATTTTGGGTAAGAATAAAAAGAAATAGCTTTTAAAGGCCACATCAATTGTGGTCTTTTTTATTGGCTGTTTTCGCAAGGTCTGTTGCAAATTGTGTATTATTTACTGAGTTGATTGGAAAACTTGCCGACCCATCGTGAAAAAAGGTATTAAACCCCCAGGAGAGGTAATTTATTTTCGAAATATATATCAATCAATTATTTCTATTAGTATTGCGAAAAAATCAGCTGTCTGTACAAATGAATTATTAACCTCCCTGAGTCGAAAGTATGTCTGCAGCTCTTTGTTTGTTTGTAAATTTACCCATTCTGCCTTTAAAAGGACTCATTCTCGGATTTCTTATTCAAAATCTGTGAATAACTGCTAAAATAATAGAGATAGTCTAACAAAGTTTTTGATAGAAAGAGTTGATATAAATGAGCTGGATTAAGAAGCTGTTCCATATGTTTAAAGATAATGATGAAGAATATGAGGAATTTGAAGATCATGCGGATGAGCGAAACCAGGAGAAACAGCCTGCTTCTCAAAGTACAAAAGAAAGTTCAAGAGATGTAGATGCTAAAGTAGTTTATCAATATCCTAAAGGCCAATTCCGTTTTCCAGTCATACCTGACCATGAAGCAGCACGGGAAAACAAGAGGCAGCAAAAGCAGGAGCATACACGCGGGCAGACGGTTAAAGAAACATCTGAAAAACGGCAGCCAAGGGTAAGAGAAACGGAGCGGCAGAGAAAACCAGCAGATTCTCCATTTCATGAAAAAAGGGCGCCGCGTTCCGCAGAAAGAGAGCGGCAAAAAAAGACTGCGCCATCACCTGCAAATGAAGAAAAAATCTTGACCCGCAACGAAAGAGAGGCTGCCAATAAGAAAAGGCCTTTCCAGCCGACAGAAATTCCATCCCCGATTTATGGGTTTAAGAGACCAGGTTCAAAGACACCTAAGGATCAATCTGGGAACGGGGAACAGGAAAATAACCGCAGGGAAATTACATACGATGAGGTTATGCGTAAAATTCAGCAGACTCCTCCTAACCGGCCTAAGATAACTGCGGCTGAGTCGCAAAAAGAAAAAGAAACCATCTTTTCCGCTAAGGTGGAAGCTTTGCAGAGACAGGCTGCTGTACCGGAAACTGAGGAACCGGCAGCAAACAAATATAAAATAGGTGAATCATCTGAATTAATGTTTGAAGTTCCGGAGGAAAGCCAGGAGATAGAATCCTGTGAAGTGGAAACACATGCAGCATGGGAGGATGAGCTGGAACCAGTCAGTCATCCCGGTTCTTCCACACCAGCCGGCAATGATTTCTCAAACCACGAAGAGAGCATTGATCGTGAAGAAAAATCTGAAGTAAGCAGATCGCTCTCAAATTTGATTGAAGAGGCTCTTCATGAAGAAGAGACAGAAGAAGAAACAGAAGAATATACAGAAGACACAGCAGCACTTTCCGGACAGGATGATTTGAATTCTAATGCGATCCCTGAACCAGAGGCTGAAAAGGTCCCAGAGAAAAGTCAATTAATCCAGGATATGAACATAGAATCAGAGAATGAAGAGATATCAAATCCAGTGCAGGAAAAAAGTGTTCAAGAAGAAAAGCCTTCTTCCAGAGGGTCAATCCCATTCAACGTCATTATGCTGAACAATGACAGAAAAAAATTGAACCAGCAGGAGAAAGTATCAAACCCTGCAGATGAAAAAAAAATAATATCGCGATGTTTCCATCTGAAAGCATCCAGCAGTCTGCTGCTTCAGCAGAAAGAATTGAGGATTACCCGACTTCGGAACAGAAGATAAATCAGGAAGAAGATGACATTTCGTATTACCAATTCCCGTCGCGGACATTACTGACACCGCCGGTAATCATGGATGAAGAATCTGATTGGCTTTACGAGCAGGAACAGATGTTAAACTCCACCCTGCAGAATTTCAATGTCAGGGCCAGGGTTGTCAATGTTACGCAGGGACCTTCTGTCACCAGATTTGAAGTGCAGCCTGAACCGGGGGTCAAGGTAAATAAAATAACGAACCTCTCGGATGATATCAAGCTTAGTCTGGCAGCAAGGGATATTAGGATTGAGGCACCAATTCCAGGAAAGCATACAATCGGCATTGAGGTTCCAAACCAGAGCAGCCGTCCGGTATTTATCAGTGAGATCATAAGCACCCCGGAGTTCCAGAATGGCAGCTCCCCATTGACGGCTGTGCTTGGACTTGATATCTCAGGAAAGCCGATTGTGACCGATTTAAGGAAAATGCCCCACGGTTTAATTGCCGGTGCAACGGGATCTGGAAAGAGCGTCTGTATCAACACGATCCTGGTAAGCCTTTTGTATAAGGCGAGTCCGGATGAATTGAAGCTTCTCCTGATTGACCCGAAAATGGTCGAACTTGCACCATATAATCGAATCCCTCATTTAGTCAGCCCGGTTATTACCGATGTAAAAGCAGCAACAGCTGCCCTGAAGTGGGCTGTAGAGGAAATGGAACGCAGATATGAATTATTTGCCCATGCCGGTGTGCGGGATATAAACCGTTTTAATGAGCTGGCTGAAGAGCATAAGCAATATTCAGAGAAGCTTCCATTTATGGTCATTGTGATTGATGAGCTGGCAGACCTGATGATGATGGCGCCGGCCGATGTGGAAGAAGCCATTTGCCGGATTGCACAGAAAGCCCGTGCATGCGGGATGCATCTGATTATCGCAACCCAGCGGCCTTCCGTAGATGTTATTACCGGCTTAATCAAAGCGAATGTGCCAACAAGGATTGCATTCTCTGTGTCATCCCAAATTGATTCAAGAACAATCATCGATATAAGCGGAGCGGAAAAGCTCTTGGGCCGGGGAGATATGCTTTTCCTTGAAAATGGATCCTCAAAGCCGGTAAGACTCCAGGGGACATTTGTTTCTGACAAAGAAATTGATGATGTTGTAGCCCATGTACGCAGGGAACAAGAACCTGATTACTTATTTGAGCAGGAAGAGCTTCTGAAAAAAGCCCAAGCCATTGAAGAAGAGGATGAACTGTTTTTTGAAGCATGCGAGTTTGTTGTTGATCAGGGCTCAGCTTCCACTTCTAGTCTGCAAAGAAGATTTAAAATAGGCTATAATAGGGCAGCCAGGTTGATTGATATGATGGAAAAACAAGGATTCATTTCAGAAAATAGAGGCAGCAAACCGAGGGATGTCCTTATTACTGCGGCTGATCTTGAATCCATACAAGACACTAGTACATTAAATTAATCCATGGTATTCTTTACTTGCATGTTTAAAATAATATGAATAACTACTACGATAACGAAGAAAGCATTCATAAGCCGGCGTCCTGCCGGCTTAGGGGCCTGCTCCTTGCAACGCCAAGTCTGCAGGCAAGCCTGCTTTCTTTCATGTTTGTAAGGAGCTTGGGATGAAAGAGATTGAAATGAAGGTTAAGGGAGAAATAAAACGTCTGACAAACCAGACTTTTAAATTTGATGAACGTGTAAGAGATGGCTGGTTTTCAGCGGTTTACTTCCTAAAGACCAGAGAAATTGTTAAGAAATATCACGTTGATAAAATTGTAACTATGCAGTTTTTTCAAAAGAGTCATGCCGTTCTATGCGGTACGGATGAAGTCATTGCGCTGTTAAAAACATTTGCCGACCGTCCGGATGATCTGGAAATTCATTCATTAAAAGATGGTGACAAGATTTCACCCTTTGAAACAGTAATGACCATAACAGGAAGATATCAGGATTTCGGCTATCTCGAAGGAATTATTGACGGCATATTGGCCAGAAGAACCTCGGTTGCCACAAATGTCTATAATGTGGTAAAAGCAGCAGGAGTTTCAGGTGTTCAAAAACAGGTCATCTTCATGGGCGACCGGGATGATCATTATACCACCCAGGCAGGTGATGGATATGCAGCCTATATTGGGGGAGCAACAGCCCAGGCAACACATGCCATGAACGAATGGTGGGGCAAAAAGGGCATGGGTACAATGCCGCATGCACTGATTCAAATGTTTGAGGGAGATATCGTCGCGGCTGCTGAAGCTTATCAGGAGACGTTTCCTGAAGACGATTTAGTTGCTCTGGTAGATTATAACAATGATGCAATCACTGATTCCCTGAAAGTAGCCAGGGCTTTTGGCGATGAACTTAAAGGTGTCCGGGTTGACACATCCAGAACAATGATTGATCAATATTTCTTGAGAAATCAGCATATCCTGGGAACATTTGACCCGCGTGGAGTCAATGCTGAACTGATTTTTGCTCTAAGAAAAGCGCTGGATGACGAGGGCTTCGGCCATGTGAAGATTGTGGTGAGCGGAGGCTTCACCGAATCCCGAATCCGTGATTTTGAAGAAAAGGGTGTTCCAGTTGATACTTATGGTGTGGGAAGCAGCCTTCTTAATATTACCATTGGATTCACGGGAGATAATGTGATGATAGACGGCAAGCACGCAGCAAAGGCAGGACGCCGTTACCGCCCCAACCCCCGCCTTGAAAGAGTTGAATAACAGAGCAATACATTTAAATGGATCCTGATATCAATGTTTATATGTAATGTTTAAGGAATAAAGAGCTGGCAATACGTTACATAGTTTTTAAAATCGATTAATGATATAATGTTTCAATACATTAAAGTGTAAGTTTATCGCAGTCTAACGGGCAGTAAGACCCCCACTTCAAGACTCAGAGGAATCAAAGGAGGATAAGTGGGGATCAAACTGCCCGTAAAGGCCCGATTGGTTCAACTAACAATCAGTGGGGGATAAGGAAAACCCCCACTGATTGAAGTTTCACTTTATATAAATAACAGCGAAACAGCATAGCAGCACAGTCACGGAAGCATGTCTTCTCAGGGGATATGCGCAAAACTAGATATATGTCATATACTGTTTTACAGATATACGATGGTTGGAGGTTCTTTATATGACTATTTACCATTTCGTAGGTATAAAGGGGTCCGGAATGAGTGCATTGGCACAAGTTCTGCATGATATGAACTATCAGGTTCAAGGCTCCGATTTTGAGAAACACTTTTTTACGCAGGTGGCACTTGAAAAATCCGGAATAAAGATCCTTCCCTTTCAAAAGGAAAATATACAGCCGGGCATGACGGTAATCGCCGGGAATGCATATCCGGACACGCATGAAGAAATTGAGGAAGCAATGAAGCTTGGCTTGCCTGTTGTGCGCTATCACCGCTTCTTAGGTGATTTTATGAAGAATTTCACAAGCGTTGCAGTGACAGGAGCACATGGGAAAACATCCACTACAGGCTTGCTTGCACATGTTATGAGAGGTGCAAAACCAACTTCATTCCTTATTGGAGACGGTACGGGCAAAGGGGACGAAGAAGCTGAGTATTTTGTTTTTGAAGCTTGCGAATACAGAAGACACTTCCTTTCTTATTACCCGGATTATGCGATAATGACAAACATCGATTTCGACCACCCTGACTACTTTGCCAATGTTGAAGATGTTTTCTCTGCTTTTCAGGAGATGTCTTGGCAAGTGAATAAGGGCATTTTTGCATGCGGTGATGACGAACAGCTGCAAAAAATACAGGCTAAAGTGCCTGTCGTATTTTACGGTTTCGGAGAAGAAAATGATTTCCAGGCACGCAATGTTGTTAAGACGACTGAAGGGACAACATTTGACGTTTTTGTCCGCAATACCTTCTATGAGACGTTTTCAATTGCCGCCTATGGAGATCATAACGTTCTGAACTCTTTAGCTGTCATCGCTTTATGTCATTATGAAGAGATTGATGCAAAGATTGTTCAGGAACAGCTTCTTTCTTTTGAAGGGGTAAAAAGAAGATTCTCCGAGAAGAAAGTAGGCTCTCAGGTCATTATTGATGATTATGCCCACCATCCGACAGAAATTAAGGCAACTGTAGAAGCTGCCAGACAAAAGTATCCTGAAAAGGAAGTTGTGGCCGTTTTCCAGCCTCATACATTTACGAGGACTCAGGCATTTCTTGAGGATTTTGCATCAAGCCTCAATTTGGCTGACAAAGTTTATCTATGTGAAATCTTTGGCTCTGCCCGGGAAAACCATGGTAAACTCACGATCAATGATTTAAAGGATAAAATTCCTAATGCACAAATTTTAAATGAGGAAGAAACAGCGATCCTAAGAAATCATGAAGAAAGTGTAATTATGTTTATGGGTGCCGGAGATATCCAAAAATTCCAGCAGGCATACGAAAATCAAATATAATTTATAAAAAGGATGCTCCGCTCAGGAAGCATCCTTTTTTACATAGACTTGTGATCCTACTTTAAGCTCTCTGGATTTAACGCTTCCAGTTCAGCAATGACGAATCTCCCGTCTTTACGGATTAATGCATCATCAAAGTAGATTTCGCCGCCGCCATAGTCAGGGCGCTGGATGTTGACCATATCCCAGTGGATATTTGATTTATTTCCATTGTACGCTTCGTCATAACACTGTCCGGGTGTAAAGTGGAAGCTTCCATCAATTTTTTCATCGAACAGGATATCCTGCATCGGATGGAGAATGTATGGATTAACTCCAATGGCGAATTCACCAATATAGCGTGCACCTTCATCCGTATCAAAGATTTTATTGATGCGTTCACTGTCATTGGCTTCCGCTTCAACAATTTTCCCGTCTTTAAATGTCAGCTTGACATTTTCGAATGTAAAACCATGGTATGGGGATGGTGTGTTATAAGTGATAACTCCATTCACAGACTCACGTACAGGGGCAGTGTAAACCTCTCCATCAGGAATATTCATCTGACCGGAGCATTTGATTGCAGGAATATCCTTAATCGAGAAGGACAGGTCTGTACCAGGACCGGTGATCCGGACTTTATCGGTCTTATTCATTAATTCGACAAGGCTGTCCATCGCTTTATCCATCTTGCCGTAATCCAAATTGCAGACATCAAAGTAGAAATCTTCAAATGCCTCTGTGCTCATTTTAGCAAGCTGAGCCATGGAAGCATTTGGATAGCGCAGAACTACCCACTTCGTTTTTGGCACGCGAATTTCTCTATGTACTTTTTGTCCAATTGTTGAACCATGGATTTTCATTTTATCATCCGGCACATCAGCCTGCTCGTTGATGTTTTCTCCAGAGCGAAGTCCTATGTATGCATCCATTTTGCTCATAACATTTGCTTCAAATTCAGCCATCATATTGAATTGCTCTTCTTGTGCTCCTAAAAGCAGGGAACGATCCACCTGATGATCTTTTAAGGAGACAAAAGGGTATCCTCCAGCAGCGTATGCTTCCTTTACCAGTGCCGTCACCAATTCCTTCTGCAGTCCAAAATTTTCAATAAGGATTTTCTCGCCTTTCTGAAGACGGACTGAATAGTTAATCAAATTTTTGGCGAGTTTTTCAATACGGGGATCTTTCATGCGTATATACCTCCATTAAATTTATTTTTCCGACAACTATTATTGTAACCGAAATGGATGGTTTTGTTTAACCTTTTCCAATTATGCTAATATTTACTTTAACTGATGAAAATACCCGAATGAGAAGGAATTTGGACTTTGCAAGTTGAATCTATTAATGTACTCCTGGTTTAGAGGCAGTGCATCTGGGTAAAAAGTTAGTATACAGACAACCGGAGGTGTAGGAATTGGAAATAATTTTATACTTAAGTGTAGCAGTCATTGCTATTGCATTCCTTGTTTTGGTCATTTATTTGGCTAAAACATTAAAATCCTTGCAAGGGACATTAGATAACGTTTCACACACATTAGCAGGCCTTGAAAGGCAATTAGACGGTGTTACGAAGGAAACTACAGTTCTTCTGCACAAAACAAATACACTGGCAACAGATATTCAGCAGAAGTCAGAGAATCTGAACAGTGTTGTAACTGCGGTAAAAGAAGTTGGTGACTCTGTCCGCAAATTTAATGGATCCATTCAGAAAATCACATCTTCTGTTAACACACAGCTTGAACAGAATAAAGATAAAATCTCACAGGTGGTTCAGTGGAGCAATGTTCTCCTTGAAATCAAGGATAAGTGGAAAATGAAAAAAGAAGACCCTTATCAGTACAATGTCGGGGAGAAACAAATGCTTCCGCCCGAACGCCAGAGAGAAAGAGCACGATACTAGAATTAGAGGAGGAAAAAGGAGAATGAATAGCCAAGACCGTAATCAATTTGATTCAAACCAGGTAAAAACTGAGGAAAATATCAATACGAAGGATTTTATGATTGGTGCTCTTATAGGAGGAATGGTTGGCGCAGCTACAGCTTTGTTCCTGGCTCCAAAATCAGGAAAAGAGCTCCAAAGTGATTTAAGCGAAAAAGCGGCCATCCTAAAGGAAAAATCGGGGCAGTACCGCGAAACAGCTATGACAAAAGGAACTGAACTGGCTAATGCTGCAAAAGAGAAAACAAATGTGTTAACTCAAACAGTAACCAAACAATCCAATGAGCTTGTAAATAAAGTGAAGAACTTAAAAGACTATCAAAATGGACAAGCTTCTGCAAACGGCTCAGCCGAAGAAGAGGGAGCAGCTATCAATAACGAAACATTCCAGACTGAAGGAAACGCGCCAGTCAATGATGCGGAAATCCAAATGAAACTGGAAGAAACAAAAAAAGCTTTTGACGAAACCGAGCAAAAGTATAACTAAACTATTTGTTTAAACAACGGTGAAGTGGTACGATAACTTCACCGTTGTTTGATTTTAGGAGGAGAGAAAAATGAAAAAATTTGATAGTCATGAAGCATTTGATCAAGCCGTAGAATCAGGAGAGCAGCTGCTGCTATTAAAACACAGTTCTACATGCCCTGTGAGCGGTGCAGCTTATGAAGAATATGATAGCTTTGTAAAAGAGCATAAAGATGTTAATGCTTATTACCTGGTTGTTCAGGAGGATCGCCCTTTGTCCAATCACATTGCAGAAACTTTTCATATCAAACATGAATCGCCTCAGGCAATTCTGTTTAATAATGGAGATGTTGTATGGCATGCATCACATTGGAAGATTACATATGACTCCCTTTTGAATGCAGTGAAGGAAAACAGCTAAAACCCATCCAATCGGATGGGTTTTTAATTTCTAGCTATATTTAATAGTGGAATGCTTATTATTTATGGAAGGCCACACAATTTTAAGATGGTCACCAGGCTCTACTGATTCATGAAAAGATGTTTTTTCCCCATTTTTCAAAAGGATGAAGCCTCCGGAAGAGGAAGCAGGCATATCGACATTAACATGGCTGAATATATCCTGAAAAATAAAGGGGGATCTTGGTTTTTTCAGGATTGTTATCGCATCTCCAGCAGAAATCACGTCATCTTCGGTCAGTACAGCGCCTTCTCTCTGAAATTCGAGTATTCGCCTGGACAGCTCTAATTTCTTGCTGTTAAAAATGACAGGGATGCTCTCCTGAAGTGCCAGCTGCTTAATATCTGCTAATTCCTTTACGGTCAGAGTGTTGCCTTTTTCAATGCGAAGATTGTCACCATTATCTACGATGCTGTGGCAATTAACCTCAAGGCCGTTTTTATAAAGCTTTCCGGAATGACGCGGCAGAAAAGTCTCTTTTTCGTTAATGCTGATTCGAAAAGTTTTAAGCTCGTTTAATAAATTATTCAGATTTAAAATTGTTAAGATTTCTTCAGCAGTTTCCGGTACTCTGCACTCCACTTTATCCCGATCAGCAAGAGTCTGCTCGAGCGAGGCAACCTTTTCATTACAGGTAATGGCAGGATGAATTGTAAATTGTTTTCCGTTAATAGTGATAGACTTTTCCGGGACTTCATCAATTAAATCCTTAATGCAAACATCAGCAGGCAATCCGTCACGCCCTTTTGAAACGGTTATGATATCCCCTGATTTGATTTCTTCATCTAATGCACTTGGGAGGCTGTTTCGAGTGATGGCTGGAGCTTCTCCATGGCTTCCCGGGATCGTAATGTTTTGCCCGTTTAAATTGATAATCATGGCAAGGCCAGGCTTCCCGTAGAGCTTATTCATTTTAATTCCTGCTGCCAGCATACAATCCCCGACTGTCAGGTTTTTAACCTCAAATAGCCGGACAGGCTGATCGTTGACGTAAACAGTACAATATTGGACCGGCGCTTTTTTAGCGGCTATCGCAATTCCTATTGGGGTGACTAACTCAGGGCCCTTGTCTGTATAATCCGGTAAATGCAGCCCGCTGATAGCATCAATTCCTCTAATTGCAACTCTATTTGCCGGTAGGCCCAATCTGTTCGCTATCCTTTCAGGCAATCCGGGTGTTAAGCTCCCGCCGCCTGCCAGCATGACGGCTTTTGGCGGCCTGTTATTCAGCCGCATTATTTCCTCACAAATGGAATTTGTCAAACGTTCCAGAGCTGGAGAAATTTTTTCAATTGTCTCTTCTCTGCTGATTTCTGTTTGGAAGCCGAGAATATCCGTGACAGTAATCATATCGGATTCGTGCAAGTCTCTTTTTGCCTTTTCTGCCAGAGGGAAGTCCAGCAGAAGCTGGTCACTAATGGCTTCGGTGATCTCATCGCCTGCTACAGGCACCATTCCAAATGCAGTAACTGTCCCCAAATCGGTTATGGCAATGTCGGATGTTCCGGCACCGATATCAACAAGTGCCACATTCAGTCTTCTCATTGAAGGCGGGATCAGAACATTAATAGCTGCGATTGGCTCAAGTGTTAAGGCTTCCATTTCCAGGCCAGCCCTATGAAGAGCTGAGATGAGTGACTCCACTACAACCTTCGGCAGAAAGGTAGCAATGATTTCTACAGATGCTTCATCCCCCTGCTGATCAATCAGGCTGCCGATTTCCTCCCCATCTAGATGGTAGTATAAAACCGAATATCCAACACAATAGTAATAATAGCTTTTTTCGGCTGCCTGCTTTTCTGCTGCGATTGCCTGTGCCTGCTGAACCGCACTTAATTCAAGGTGAATTATATCCTGTTTTTGCATCATCGGTTTGCCTTTAATGATGATCGATGTTTTAGATCTTTCTGTTTTTAAAGCCCTGCCAGCTGCTGCTACACAAACTTTATTTAATGGGCCGTGTTTCACTTCAAGTTCATCTCTTATTTCTGCTATAATTTTCGAAACAGCCGGAACATCATGGATCTGGCCATCGAGCATGGCCCTTTCTGCATGCTCCCTAATCACGATGTCTTTCACATGGTATTGGCCGCCGTCTTCCTCCAGAATAATTCCGACCACTGTGCGAGTGCCGATATCCAGTGCAAAAAGCTTTTTTTGTTCGTCCAAAGCAATACACCTTCTTTTGAATTGTCATAGAATGCTTAATTTTGCCTTAAGGTTGCTTTATTACTTAAAAGCGTTTAATTAATAAAGAAATTTTTCGTGACATGTCTGAATAATTCATATATAATAACCCTAATTATAAAAAATGTATCATATATCGAGAGGCCGTAAAAGAAAAAGATGGAAATGCTTAATTCGTGCTTAGGGTGCGGGCTTTATGCATAATCCTAAAATTCAACACGGCTTAAATTGAGATTCGAAAGGAAGGGACAGGAAATGAGCAATAATGAACTAGATAAACTTCGTGATCGAGTGGATGAGCTGAATCTTCAGCTTTTATCTTTAATCAATGAAAGAGCAGAACTTGTTCAAGAAATCGGAAGAGTAAAGGAAACACAAGGGGTTTATCGTTATGATCCTGTCCGGGAACGCAAAATGCTTGATTTGATAAAAGAGCATAATGACGGTCCTTTTGAAAATTCAACAATTGAGCATATGTTCAAGGAAATTTTTAAAGCAGGTCTTGAACTTCAAAAAGATGATCATAGAAAAGCGCTTCTTGTTTCACGCAAAAAGAAGCCTGAAAACACAATTGTGGACTTAAAAGGTGAAAAAGTAGGAGATGGCAATCCTCATCTTGTTTTTGGCCCATGTGCAGTTGAATCTTATGAGCAGGTAGCAACTGTTGCTGAAGCTGTAAAAGCAAAAGGGCTAAAGCTTCTTCGCGGAGGAGCTTATAAACCAAGAACATCGCCATACGATTTTCAGGGTCTTGGGCTTGAAGGGCTGAAAATTTTAAAAAGAGTGGCAGATGAATACGATTTGGCAGTTATCTCTGAAATTGTAAGCCCAAATGATATTGAAACAGCTGTAAATTATATTGATGTCATTCAAATTGGTGCAAGAAACATGCAAAACTTCGAGCTATTAAAAGCAGCGGGCGCTGTAAATAAGCCAGTTCTATTAAAGCGGGGAATTGCAGCTACAATTGAAGAATTCATTAATGCAGCGGAATACATCATGTCCCAGGGGAACGGACAGATTATCCTTTGTGAGCGGGGAATCCGCACCTACGAACGGGCAACACGCAATACACTGGATATTTCAGCAGTGCCAATCCTTAAGCAGGAGACACATTTGCCTGTACTGGTTGACGTTACACATTCAACAGGCCGCAGAGATTTGCTTCTTCCGGCAGCAAAGGCCGCGCTGGCAATCGGCGCAGATGGCGTAATGGCAGAAGTTCATCCTGACCCGGCTGTTGCCCTTTCAGATTCAGCACAGCAAATGGACTTAAATCAATTTGACCATTTTATGTCTGAACTGCAATCTTCAGCATTGCTGAAAGTGTGATCATTGAATAAGAGCCGTTCGCGCATTCTGATTCGGCATCAACGGAACTATTCAAAATATGGAGAGCCTTCTGCTAATGGCAGGCGGCTCTTTTTTTCGCTTATAAAGGAAGTTTTAAGTTTTTTTCAGAAATATAAGCCTTCACATT includes the following:
- the murC gene encoding UDP-N-acetylmuramate--L-alanine ligase; this translates as MTIYHFVGIKGSGMSALAQVLHDMNYQVQGSDFEKHFFTQVALEKSGIKILPFQKENIQPGMTVIAGNAYPDTHEEIEEAMKLGLPVVRYHRFLGDFMKNFTSVAVTGAHGKTSTTGLLAHVMRGAKPTSFLIGDGTGKGDEEAEYFVFEACEYRRHFLSYYPDYAIMTNIDFDHPDYFANVEDVFSAFQEMSWQVNKGIFACGDDEQLQKIQAKVPVVFYGFGEENDFQARNVVKTTEGTTFDVFVRNTFYETFSIAAYGDHNVLNSLAVIALCHYEEIDAKIVQEQLLSFEGVKRRFSEKKVGSQVIIDDYAHHPTEIKATVEAARQKYPEKEVVAVFQPHTFTRTQAFLEDFASSLNLADKVYLCEIFGSARENHGKLTINDLKDKIPNAQILNEEETAILRNHEESVIMFMGAGDIQKFQQAYENQI
- a CDS encoding nicotinate phosphoribosyltransferase; amino-acid sequence: MKEIEMKVKGEIKRLTNQTFKFDERVRDGWFSAVYFLKTREIVKKYHVDKIVTMQFFQKSHAVLCGTDEVIALLKTFADRPDDLEIHSLKDGDKISPFETVMTITGRYQDFGYLEGIIDGILARRTSVATNVYNVVKAAGVSGVQKQVIFMGDRDDHYTTQAGDGYAAYIGGATAQATHAMNEWWGKKGMGTMPHALIQMFEGDIVAAAEAYQETFPEDDLVALVDYNNDAITDSLKVARAFGDELKGVRVDTSRTMIDQYFLRNQHILGTFDPRGVNAELIFALRKALDDEGFGHVKIVVSGGFTESRIRDFEEKGVPVDTYGVGSSLLNITIGFTGDNVMIDGKHAAKAGRRYRPNPRLERVE
- a CDS encoding DUF1444 domain-containing protein; protein product: MKMDSRKMKNELEQRLAKENRTFSFDREKDQLRIENKDTGKGITISLPGIIAKWQEQKEKAIDEVVYYVEEGLEAMVEDAHLSGHEKNIFPVIRSTSFPGESQEGVPFLTDEHTAETRIYYALDLGKTYRLIDAQLMEKEGWDPERIKETALFNVRSLSTDMKSDTVAGNTFYFLNKNDGYDASRILNDSFIKEMSRKAEGTMAVAVPHQDVLIIADIKNETGYDVLAQMTMSFFASGRVPITSLSFLYENGEFEPIFILGKNKKK
- a CDS encoding aminopeptidase: MKDPRIEKLAKNLINYSVRLQKGEKILIENFGLQKELVTALVKEAYAAGGYPFVSLKDHQVDRSLLLGAQEEQFNMMAEFEANVMSKMDAYIGLRSGENINEQADVPDDKMKIHGSTIGQKVHREIRVPKTKWVVLRYPNASMAQLAKMSTEAFEDFYFDVCNLDYGKMDKAMDSLVELMNKTDKVRITGPGTDLSFSIKDIPAIKCSGQMNIPDGEVYTAPVRESVNGVITYNTPSPYHGFTFENVKLTFKDGKIVEAEANDSERINKIFDTDEGARYIGEFAIGVNPYILHPMQDILFDEKIDGSFHFTPGQCYDEAYNGNKSNIHWDMVNIQRPDYGGGEIYFDDALIRKDGRFVIAELEALNPESLK
- a CDS encoding DNA translocase FtsK translates to MFPSESIQQSAASAERIEDYPTSEQKINQEEDDISYYQFPSRTLLTPPVIMDEESDWLYEQEQMLNSTLQNFNVRARVVNVTQGPSVTRFEVQPEPGVKVNKITNLSDDIKLSLAARDIRIEAPIPGKHTIGIEVPNQSSRPVFISEIISTPEFQNGSSPLTAVLGLDISGKPIVTDLRKMPHGLIAGATGSGKSVCINTILVSLLYKASPDELKLLLIDPKMVELAPYNRIPHLVSPVITDVKAATAALKWAVEEMERRYELFAHAGVRDINRFNELAEEHKQYSEKLPFMVIVIDELADLMMMAPADVEEAICRIAQKARACGMHLIIATQRPSVDVITGLIKANVPTRIAFSVSSQIDSRTIIDISGAEKLLGRGDMLFLENGSSKPVRLQGTFVSDKEIDDVVAHVRREQEPDYLFEQEELLKKAQAIEEEDELFFEACEFVVDQGSASTSSLQRRFKIGYNRAARLIDMMEKQGFISENRGSKPRDVLITAADLESIQDTSTLN
- a CDS encoding DUF948 domain-containing protein; translated protein: MEIILYLSVAVIAIAFLVLVIYLAKTLKSLQGTLDNVSHTLAGLERQLDGVTKETTVLLHKTNTLATDIQQKSENLNSVVTAVKEVGDSVRKFNGSIQKITSSVNTQLEQNKDKISQVVQWSNVLLEIKDKWKMKKEDPYQYNVGEKQMLPPERQRERARY